In Janthinobacterium sp. J1-1, a single genomic region encodes these proteins:
- a CDS encoding potassium transporter Kup, with translation MTSEHKKSGLAGMTLAAVGIVYGDIGTSPLYTLKTVFDPAHGLALTHNNLLGIVSLIFWGLTLIVSLKYVTLVLRADNRGEGGIMALMALVLSSVSKLSRWHFPLMVIGVFGATLFYGDSVITPAISVLSAIEGLEVATPAFSPYVVPLTMVVLVALYSVQSHGTAGIGRYFAPIMVLWFAALAIMGVLNIIKSPHVLAALNPMHAATFLMENGFVAFVALGAVVLALTGAEALYADMGHFGKKPIRLAWFLIAFPALALNYLGQGGLLLAHPEAVSNPFYQQLGSWSVYPLVILSTMATVIASQATISGTFSMTKQAIALGFLPRMRVRHTSESEIGQIYIPAVNWLQLFVVLLAVVGFGSSENLAAAYGIAVTATMLCTTILTFFVIRYRWKMNLALCWAATGFFLIIDVNLVSASALKLFHGGWFPLLLGSILFIVMLTWKRGRQLVFDNLEKHAIPLDDFLASLFIAPPLRVPGTAIFLRGESDGVPHALLHNLLHNKVLHERVIFLTVFMHEEPWVPRNEQVNVLDLGHQCYQVNVHYGFKDEPDIPAALALAQGEGGDFTFEMMETSFFIARQTIISTPGAGMMPWREHLFVTMSRNARTAADYYQIPSNRVIELGTQVEI, from the coding sequence TTGACGTCGGAACATAAAAAAAGCGGCCTGGCCGGCATGACGCTGGCGGCCGTCGGCATAGTCTACGGCGATATCGGCACCAGCCCGCTGTACACCCTGAAAACCGTGTTCGACCCGGCCCACGGCCTGGCGCTGACCCACAACAACCTGCTGGGCATCGTCTCGCTGATCTTCTGGGGCCTGACCCTGATCGTCTCCCTCAAGTACGTGACCCTGGTGCTGCGCGCCGACAACCGTGGCGAAGGCGGCATCATGGCCTTGATGGCGCTGGTGCTGTCGTCCGTCAGCAAGCTGTCGCGCTGGCATTTTCCGCTGATGGTGATCGGCGTGTTCGGCGCCACCCTGTTCTATGGCGACAGCGTGATCACGCCGGCCATTTCCGTGCTGTCGGCGATCGAGGGCCTGGAAGTGGCCACGCCCGCCTTCAGTCCCTACGTGGTGCCGCTGACGATGGTGGTGCTGGTGGCCCTGTACTCCGTGCAATCGCACGGTACGGCCGGCATCGGCCGCTATTTCGCGCCCATCATGGTGCTGTGGTTTGCCGCGCTGGCCATCATGGGCGTGCTCAACATCATCAAGTCGCCGCACGTGCTGGCGGCGCTGAACCCCATGCATGCGGCCACCTTCCTGATGGAAAACGGCTTTGTCGCGTTTGTCGCACTGGGCGCGGTGGTGCTGGCGCTGACGGGCGCCGAGGCGTTGTACGCCGACATGGGCCACTTCGGCAAGAAGCCGATCCGCCTGGCCTGGTTTTTGATCGCCTTTCCGGCGCTGGCGCTGAACTACCTGGGCCAGGGCGGCCTGCTGCTGGCTCATCCGGAAGCGGTATCGAATCCCTTCTACCAGCAGCTCGGTTCCTGGAGCGTGTATCCGCTGGTGATCCTGTCGACCATGGCCACCGTGATCGCCTCGCAGGCGACCATTTCCGGCACCTTCTCGATGACCAAGCAGGCCATCGCGCTGGGCTTCTTGCCGCGCATGCGCGTGCGCCATACCTCGGAAAGCGAAATCGGCCAGATCTACATCCCGGCCGTCAACTGGCTGCAGCTGTTCGTGGTGCTGCTGGCCGTGGTCGGTTTCGGCTCCTCGGAAAACCTGGCCGCCGCCTATGGCATCGCGGTCACCGCCACCATGCTGTGCACCACCATATTGACCTTCTTCGTGATCCGCTACCGCTGGAAGATGAACCTGGCGCTGTGCTGGGCCGCGACCGGCTTTTTCCTGATCATCGACGTCAACCTGGTGTCGGCCAGCGCCCTGAAACTGTTCCATGGCGGCTGGTTCCCGCTGCTGCTGGGCTCGATTCTGTTCATCGTCATGCTGACCTGGAAGCGCGGCCGCCAGCTGGTGTTCGACAACCTGGAAAAACATGCGATTCCGCTCGACGACTTCCTCGCCTCGCTGTTCATCGCGCCGCCGCTGCGGGTGCCGGGCACGGCGATCTTCCTGCGCGGCGAGAGCGACGGCGTGCCGCATGCGCTGCTGCACAACCTGCTGCACAACAAGGTGCTGCACGAGCGCGTGATCTTTTTGACGGTCTTCATGCACGAGGAGCCCTGGGTGCCGCGAAACGAGCAGGTCAATGTGCTCGACCTGGGTCACCAGTGCTACCAGGTCAATGTGCATTACGGCTTCAAGGACGAGCCTGATATTCCCGCCGCGCTGGCGCTGGCACAAGGGGAGGGTGGCGACTTCACCTTTGAAATGATGGAAACCTCGTTCTTTATCGCCCGCCAGACCATTATCTCGACGCCGGGCGCCGGCATGATGCCGTGGCGCGAACACCTGTTCGTCACCATGTCGCGCAATGCGCGCACGGCGGCCGACTACTACCAGATCCCCAGCAATCGGGTGATCGAACTGGGTACGCAGGTGGAAATCTGA
- a CDS encoding GNAT family N-acetyltransferase: MITWQWQTFDELGPHSLYAVLALRQRVFVLEQQCLYPDLDGHDQAAMHLLGWQTVDGQRQLAAYLRVLAPGAKYVEMSLGRVLTAPEARTTGAGKLLLAEGIARAVRLHAGHAIRIGAQQYLERFYQSFGFVTVSAPYDEDGIQHIDMLRAAEAP, translated from the coding sequence ATGATCACCTGGCAATGGCAAACCTTCGACGAACTCGGCCCCCACTCGCTGTATGCGGTGCTGGCGCTGCGCCAGCGCGTGTTCGTGCTGGAACAGCAATGCCTGTATCCGGACCTGGACGGCCATGACCAGGCCGCCATGCATCTGCTGGGCTGGCAAACCGTCGATGGCCAGCGGCAGCTGGCGGCGTACTTGCGCGTGCTGGCGCCAGGCGCCAAATACGTGGAGATGTCGCTCGGCCGCGTGCTGACGGCGCCCGAGGCGCGCACCACCGGCGCCGGCAAGCTGCTGCTGGCGGAAGGCATCGCGCGCGCCGTGCGCCTGCATGCCGGCCATGCGATCCGCATCGGCGCGCAGCAGTACCTGGAGCGCTTTTATCAGTCGTTCGGTTTCGTCACCGTCAGCGCGCCCTACGATGAAGACGGCATACAGCATATCGACATGCTGCGCGCCGCCGAGGCGCCATGA
- a CDS encoding MgtC/SapB family protein → MPTIDFLRAYWSPAELATNGVILLNLLGALALGLLVGYERSYHGRAAGMRTYGLVCMASAALTVLGGYPEFWYGGHGSIVGSDPTRVIQGIVTGVGFLGAGVIMREGFNISGLTTAASIWASSVIGIMVGIGFYLSAMGLAFLCAMAMIFLSKLENWLPSRHAVAITMRFKRDFVPREDALRRMAAKRGYDIAGGSLTIGSTDGMQEWRFVAIAHGKNTGASLSAMSAELAAFDGIAGFQLSHARN, encoded by the coding sequence ATGCCGACCATCGACTTCCTGCGCGCCTACTGGTCGCCGGCCGAGCTGGCGACCAATGGCGTGATCCTGCTGAACCTGCTCGGCGCGCTGGCGCTGGGCCTGCTGGTGGGTTACGAGCGCTCGTATCACGGGCGCGCGGCGGGCATGCGCACCTACGGCCTGGTATGCATGGCGTCGGCCGCGCTGACGGTGCTGGGCGGCTATCCGGAGTTCTGGTACGGCGGCCATGGCAGCATCGTCGGCAGCGACCCCACGCGCGTGATCCAGGGCATTGTCACCGGCGTGGGCTTTTTGGGCGCCGGCGTGATCATGCGCGAAGGCTTCAATATCAGCGGCCTGACGACGGCCGCCTCGATCTGGGCCTCGTCGGTGATCGGCATCATGGTCGGCATCGGCTTTTACCTGTCGGCCATGGGCCTGGCCTTCCTGTGCGCGATGGCGATGATTTTTCTGTCAAAATTGGAGAACTGGCTGCCCTCGCGCCATGCCGTGGCCATTACCATGCGCTTCAAGCGCGACTTCGTGCCACGCGAAGATGCGCTGCGGCGCATGGCCGCCAAGCGCGGCTACGACATCGCGGGCGGCTCGCTGACCATCGGCAGCACCGACGGCATGCAGGAATGGCGTTTCGTCGCCATCGCGCATGGCAAGAACACGGGCGCCAGCCTGTCCGCCATGTCGGCCGAGCTGGCCGCTTTCGACGGCATCGCCGGCTTCCAGCTGTCGCATGCCCGCAACTAA
- a CDS encoding DUF2520 domain-containing protein: protein MNVIFNIIGAGHVGRVLGRLLAGVEGIAVQDVLTRSMESARDAVDFIGAGTPVDTYAALRRADVTMLAVSDDQIVPACAALVAEGGQGGAIVFHCSGALASSLLLAATQAGASVASVHPIRSFADPGQVAGSFDGTYCGIEGDPLALAFLTPALTAIGARPVPIAAAAKTLYHSAAVFASNYLVTVLDASLRAYQAAGIPEAVARELAGPLVTETVANVLRLGAAPALTGPIARGDMATVARQQQAVAQWDAATGDLYAALVAPTVDLARRKRGQ, encoded by the coding sequence ATGAACGTGATCTTCAATATCATCGGCGCCGGCCATGTGGGCCGGGTGCTGGGCCGCCTGTTGGCCGGCGTGGAAGGCATCGCGGTGCAGGACGTGCTGACGCGCTCGATGGAGTCGGCGCGCGATGCCGTCGATTTTATCGGCGCGGGGACACCGGTCGACACTTATGCCGCCTTGCGGCGCGCCGACGTCACCATGCTGGCCGTCTCGGACGACCAGATCGTGCCGGCCTGCGCGGCGCTGGTGGCCGAGGGCGGGCAAGGCGGCGCGATCGTGTTTCACTGCAGCGGCGCGCTGGCGTCCAGCCTGCTGCTGGCGGCCACGCAGGCCGGCGCCTCGGTCGCCAGCGTGCATCCGATCCGCAGCTTTGCCGACCCAGGCCAGGTGGCGGGCAGTTTTGACGGCACCTATTGCGGCATCGAGGGTGATCCGCTGGCGCTGGCCTTTTTGACGCCGGCCTTGACCGCCATCGGCGCGCGCCCGGTGCCGATAGCCGCCGCCGCCAAGACCCTGTATCACTCAGCCGCCGTGTTCGCCAGCAATTACCTGGTGACGGTGCTCGACGCCTCGCTGCGCGCCTACCAGGCGGCCGGCATTCCGGAAGCGGTGGCGCGCGAGCTGGCCGGCCCGCTGGTGACGGAAACGGTGGCCAATGTGCTGCGCCTGGGCGCGGCGCCGGCGCTGACCGGTCCGATCGCACGCGGCGACATGGCCACCGTGGCGCGCCAGCAGCAGGCGGTGGCGCAGTGGGATGCGGCCACCGGCGACTTGTATGCGGCGCTGGTGGCGCCTACCGTGGACCTGGCCCGGCGCAAGCGCGGGCAGTAA
- a CDS encoding FKBP-type peptidyl-prolyl cis-trans isomerase, with product MKSVFQLIASVACAFALTACGSAANDKKEVVIDPATQVKELIVTDLTVGTGAAAAVGDTLIVTYTGWLYNSGKTDNKGTQFDATKPGVGFEVVLGKGRVIPGWDQGLVGMKVGGTRRLTIPSDLGYGPTGSLPTIPAYAGLVFDVSLVTVTKP from the coding sequence ATGAAATCGGTATTTCAGTTGATCGCTTCTGTCGCTTGTGCCTTTGCCTTGACCGCTTGCGGCAGCGCCGCGAACGACAAAAAGGAAGTCGTCATCGATCCGGCCACGCAGGTGAAGGAATTGATCGTCACTGACCTGACGGTGGGCACGGGCGCGGCAGCGGCCGTCGGCGACACCCTGATCGTCACCTACACCGGCTGGCTGTACAACTCGGGCAAGACTGACAACAAGGGCACCCAGTTCGACGCCACCAAGCCAGGCGTCGGTTTTGAAGTCGTGCTGGGCAAGGGCCGGGTCATTCCGGGCTGGGACCAGGGCCTGGTCGGCATGAAAGTGGGCGGCACGCGCCGCCTGACGATTCCATCGGACCTGGGCTATGGCCCGACCGGCAGCCTGCCGACCATCCCGGCCTATGCCGGCCTGGTATTCGACGTCAGCCTGGTCACCGTCACCAAGCCTTGA
- the rarD gene encoding EamA family transporter RarD codes for MNPGMLYASLAFLCWGLFPLYFHALEEVAPQEILAHRMVWSLLFLGIMLTVRRQWGWLRTLKSQPKVVASFVASAFLLSANWFIYIWAVNNGHVVDASLGYFITPLINVMLGFLLLHERLRRAQWLAIALAACGVAWLTWQAGQVPWIALLLAATFGGYGLLRKTAALGALEGLSFETMILFPLALAYMLWLTWHGQSGFVNTDSNGTRALLLASGPITAIPLLMFAAGARRLPLAVLGLLQYIAPTGQLLIGVWVFHESFTQERMLGFMVIWAALALYACEGLWMSRRARLAA; via the coding sequence ATGAATCCAGGCATGTTGTACGCCTCGCTCGCCTTTTTGTGCTGGGGCCTGTTTCCACTGTACTTCCATGCCCTGGAAGAAGTCGCACCGCAGGAAATCCTCGCCCACCGCATGGTCTGGTCGCTGCTGTTCCTCGGCATCATGCTGACCGTGCGCCGCCAGTGGGGCTGGCTGCGTACCTTGAAAAGCCAGCCGAAGGTGGTGGCCAGCTTCGTTGCCAGCGCGTTTTTATTGTCGGCCAACTGGTTCATCTATATCTGGGCCGTCAACAACGGCCATGTGGTCGACGCCAGCCTCGGCTATTTCATTACGCCGCTGATCAATGTGATGCTGGGCTTCCTGCTGCTGCACGAACGCCTGCGCCGGGCGCAATGGCTGGCCATCGCGCTGGCCGCCTGTGGCGTGGCCTGGCTGACCTGGCAGGCGGGGCAAGTGCCATGGATCGCCCTGCTGCTGGCGGCCACCTTTGGCGGCTACGGCCTGCTGCGCAAGACGGCCGCGCTGGGCGCGCTGGAAGGCCTGTCGTTCGAGACGATGATCCTGTTCCCGCTGGCGCTGGCCTATATGCTGTGGCTGACCTGGCATGGCCAGAGCGGCTTCGTCAATACGGACTCGAACGGCACCCGCGCGCTGCTGCTGGCTTCCGGCCCGATCACGGCGATTCCGCTGCTGATGTTTGCGGCCGGCGCGCGGCGCCTGCCGCTGGCCGTGCTGGGCCTGCTGCAATATATCGCCCCCACCGGCCAGCTGCTGATCGGCGTCTGGGTCTTCCATGAGTCGTTCACCCAGGAGCGCATGCTGGGCTTTATGGTGATCTGGGCCGCGCTGGCGCTGTATGCCTGCGAAGGGCTGTGGATGTCGCGCCGGGCCCGCCTGGCGGCTTAG
- a CDS encoding diphthine--ammonia ligase, whose amino-acid sequence MSTTALISWSGGKDSCLALWRARAAGMAVPLLITAMDEDGRKSRSHGVPPELLEAQAASLGARLQRYHASWASYEEQFIAMLRAAKADGIGHALFGDIDLQPHRDWEEKVCAAAGLQAHLPLWGENRLALVEEFLAAGFKAIVVCINGNHLSPDFCGREFDAAFLADLPPGVDACGENGEFHTFVYDGPAFGAPVALRRTQVLRYDAPQDLGGATYYFQELAPA is encoded by the coding sequence ATGAGCACCACCGCGCTGATTTCCTGGAGCGGCGGCAAGGATTCCTGCCTGGCCCTGTGGCGCGCGCGTGCCGCCGGCATGGCGGTGCCGCTGTTGATCACGGCGATGGATGAGGACGGGCGCAAGTCGCGTTCGCACGGCGTGCCGCCCGAGTTGCTCGAAGCGCAGGCGGCCAGCCTGGGTGCGCGCCTGCAGCGCTATCACGCCAGCTGGGCCAGCTACGAGGAACAATTCATCGCCATGCTGCGCGCGGCGAAAGCCGATGGCATCGGCCATGCGCTGTTCGGCGATATTGACCTGCAGCCGCACCGCGACTGGGAAGAAAAAGTCTGCGCAGCGGCCGGCCTGCAGGCCCATTTGCCGCTGTGGGGAGAAAACCGCCTGGCGCTGGTCGAGGAATTCCTGGCGGCCGGCTTCAAGGCCATCGTCGTGTGCATCAACGGCAACCATTTATCGCCGGACTTTTGCGGGCGCGAATTCGACGCCGCCTTTTTGGCCGACCTGCCACCGGGGGTGGATGCCTGCGGCGAGAATGGCGAGTTCCACACCTTTGTCTACGACGGCCCGGCCTTCGGCGCGCCGGTGGCGCTCCGGCGCACGCAGGTGCTGCGCTACGATGCGCCGCAGGACCTCGGCGGCGCCACCTATTATTTCCAGGAGCTGGCGCCCGCTTGA
- a CDS encoding porin family protein: MMKKILFAMIASATALSAMSAAHAEGPYVGVGVTANRYDFSVPGATSADNHSGAKAGGKVFAGYDLNQTWAVEGGYADFGSKDYSYVNGAGAGGNVKSDSHGYYLAGKATMPVTEKVGVFGKLGVARVDNSLSGSGLSTGIRGENKTGVYASLGAQYAINEKVSLTAEVEHFGKSADQGHKATGLAVGARYNF; encoded by the coding sequence ATGATGAAAAAGATCCTGTTTGCAATGATCGCATCCGCAACCGCCCTGTCCGCCATGAGCGCGGCCCATGCCGAAGGTCCCTACGTCGGTGTCGGCGTCACCGCCAACCGTTATGATTTCAGTGTCCCGGGTGCCACCAGCGCCGACAACCACAGCGGCGCCAAGGCCGGCGGCAAGGTCTTTGCCGGTTACGACCTGAACCAGACCTGGGCGGTCGAGGGCGGTTATGCCGACTTCGGCAGCAAGGACTACAGCTACGTCAATGGCGCCGGCGCCGGCGGCAATGTGAAAAGCGATTCGCACGGCTACTACCTGGCCGGCAAGGCCACCATGCCCGTTACTGAAAAAGTCGGCGTGTTCGGCAAGCTTGGTGTCGCCCGCGTCGACAACAGCCTGAGCGGCTCCGGCCTGTCGACCGGCATCCGCGGCGAGAACAAGACCGGCGTGTATGCCTCGCTGGGCGCGCAGTACGCCATCAACGAGAAAGTCTCGCTGACGGCGGAAGTGGAACACTTCGGCAAGAGCGCGGATCAAGGCCACAAGGCTACCGGCCTGGCAGTTGGCGCCCGCTACAATTTTTAA
- the ettA gene encoding energy-dependent translational throttle protein EttA produces MANYVYTMNRVGKIVPPKRQILKDISLSFFPGAKIGVLGLNGSGKSTLLKIMAGIDTDIQGEAVPMPGLNIGYLPQEPQLDPEKTVRQEVESGLGEVFEAQAKLEAVYAAYAEEDADFDALANEQARLEAIISTSDGGNLNLQLEMAADALRLPPWDAKIGVLSGGEKRRVALCKLLLSKPDMLLLDEPTNHLDAESVDWLEQFLLRFPGTVVAITHDRYFLDNAAEWILELDRGSGIPWKGNYSTWLEQKQARLKQEEATESARQKALQKELEWSRQNPKARQAKSKARLARFNELSEHEYQKRNETQEIFIPVAERLGNEVIEFKNVTKAFGDRLLIDDLSFTIPAGAIVGIIGPNGAGKSTLFKMITGTEQPDSGEVAIGQTARVSIVDQNRGDSLSDSKTVFQDVCGGADMLTVGRFEMPSRAYLGRFNFKGGDQQKIVGNLSGGERGRLHLAKTLLMGGNVLLLDEPSNDLDVETLRALEDALLEFAGSVMVISHDRWFLDRIATHILAFEGDSQVKFFDGNYQEYEADKKKRLGEEGAKPKRIRYKPLTV; encoded by the coding sequence ATGGCTAATTACGTCTACACCATGAATCGCGTGGGCAAGATCGTCCCGCCCAAGCGCCAGATCCTGAAAGATATTTCCCTGTCGTTTTTCCCAGGCGCCAAGATCGGCGTGCTGGGCCTGAACGGTTCCGGTAAATCGACCCTGCTGAAAATCATGGCCGGCATCGATACCGACATCCAGGGCGAAGCAGTGCCGATGCCGGGCCTGAATATCGGCTACCTGCCGCAGGAACCGCAACTCGATCCGGAAAAAACCGTGCGCCAGGAAGTCGAATCGGGCCTGGGCGAAGTGTTCGAAGCCCAGGCCAAGCTCGAAGCCGTGTACGCCGCCTATGCCGAGGAAGATGCCGATTTCGACGCCCTGGCCAATGAGCAGGCACGCCTGGAAGCGATCATCTCGACTTCCGACGGCGGCAACCTGAACCTGCAACTGGAAATGGCGGCCGATGCGCTGCGCCTGCCGCCATGGGACGCGAAAATCGGCGTGCTGTCCGGCGGTGAAAAGCGCCGCGTGGCGCTGTGCAAGCTGCTGTTGTCGAAACCGGACATGCTGCTGCTCGACGAGCCGACCAACCATTTGGATGCGGAATCGGTCGACTGGCTGGAACAATTCCTGCTGCGCTTCCCGGGCACCGTGGTGGCCATCACCCACGATCGCTACTTCCTCGACAACGCGGCCGAGTGGATCCTGGAACTGGACCGTGGCAGCGGCATTCCATGGAAGGGGAATTACTCGACTTGGCTGGAACAGAAGCAAGCCCGTCTGAAACAGGAAGAAGCCACCGAATCGGCACGCCAGAAAGCGCTGCAGAAAGAATTGGAATGGTCGCGCCAGAATCCGAAAGCGCGCCAGGCCAAGTCGAAAGCCCGCCTGGCACGCTTCAACGAGCTGTCCGAGCACGAATACCAGAAGCGCAATGAAACCCAGGAGATCTTCATCCCCGTGGCCGAGCGCCTGGGCAATGAAGTGATCGAGTTCAAGAACGTGACGAAAGCGTTTGGCGACCGCCTGCTGATCGACGACTTGAGCTTCACGATCCCGGCCGGCGCCATCGTCGGCATCATCGGCCCCAACGGCGCCGGTAAATCGACCTTGTTCAAGATGATCACCGGCACGGAACAGCCGGACAGCGGCGAAGTGGCCATCGGCCAGACGGCGCGCGTGTCGATTGTCGACCAGAATCGCGGCGACTCGCTGTCGGACAGCAAGACCGTGTTCCAGGACGTCTGCGGCGGCGCCGACATGCTGACCGTGGGCCGCTTTGAAATGCCGTCGCGCGCCTACCTGGGCCGCTTCAACTTCAAAGGTGGCGACCAGCAAAAAATCGTCGGCAACCTGTCGGGCGGTGAACGCGGCCGTCTGCACCTGGCGAAAACGCTCTTGATGGGCGGCAACGTCCTGCTGCTCGATGAACCGTCGAACGATCTGGATGTGGAAACCTTGCGCGCGCTGGAAGATGCGCTGCTGGAATTTGCCGGCAGCGTGATGGTCATTTCCCACGATCGCTGGTTCCTCGACCGTATCGCCACCCATATCCTGGCGTTCGAAGGCGATTCGCAAGTGAAATTCTTCGACGGCAACTATCAGGAATATGAAGCCGACAAGAAGAAACGCCTCGGTGAAGAAGGCGCCAAGCCGAAACGCATCCGCTACAAGCCGCTGACCGTCTAA
- a CDS encoding DUF924 family protein — protein MIMDAQAQAVLDFWFLAPDNPGHGQSRAEWFRKDDAFDAQIRERFGALIDTAIDGGLRDWAATPRGALALILVLDQFTRNVYRDTPRAFAGDPQALELAVALTQSGQDQQLEPTLRAFVYMPFEHAEDLVMQARAVELFQLLAQAREGYESMLDYAQRHQEVIARFGRFPHRNAILGRDSTPEERAFLQQPGSRF, from the coding sequence ATGATCATGGATGCACAGGCCCAAGCCGTACTCGATTTCTGGTTTCTCGCCCCCGACAATCCCGGCCACGGCCAGTCGCGCGCCGAATGGTTCCGCAAGGACGACGCCTTCGACGCGCAGATCCGCGAGCGCTTCGGCGCGCTGATCGACACCGCCATCGATGGCGGCCTGCGCGACTGGGCCGCCACGCCGCGCGGCGCGCTGGCCCTGATCCTGGTGCTCGACCAATTTACGCGCAATGTGTACCGCGACACGCCGCGCGCGTTTGCCGGCGATCCGCAGGCCCTGGAACTGGCCGTGGCGCTCACGCAAAGCGGCCAGGACCAGCAGCTGGAGCCGACCTTGCGCGCGTTTGTCTACATGCCTTTCGAGCATGCGGAAGACCTGGTGATGCAGGCGCGCGCGGTGGAGCTGTTCCAGCTGCTGGCGCAGGCGCGCGAAGGCTACGAGAGCATGCTCGATTATGCCCAGCGCCATCAGGAAGTGATTGCCCGCTTCGGCCGCTTCCCGCACCGTAACGCCATCCTTGGCCGCGACTCCACGCCGGAAGAACGCGCGTTCCTGCAGCAGCCGGGTTCCCGCTTTTAA
- a CDS encoding sensor domain-containing diguanylate cyclase: MRLLSNKYRLLLLLTLILAAGFVATSMASYLASRKAIEHGIADQTLPLTGDNIYSEIQKDMLRPVFISSLMAHDTFVRDWILAGENDSRQIVRYLAEVKKKYGAITSFLISDKSSKYYYAEGTLKSVSPKAERDVWYYRVRDMKNADYETNVDIDMANRDSMTIFINHRVHDYDGRFIGATGIGLTLATMSHIIDRYQARFHRNIYFVDGKGAIVLAGKSMRDSHRGQGNIRSLPGVREIAGQILNRQTEPTHLSYQFEHAQILVNSRHIPELGWYLVVEQNVSDEVKSLQSVFILNLAISFGVTLLVLLLTLLTVNRYQQRIERIASTDALTGLLNRKSLELLFQRAMLLSKRTAQPMSAILFDIDFFKRVNDTHGHLWGDKVILGVADVARATVRESDVITRWGGEEYLVLLNNCSLAQAMQVAEALRAAVAGHDFGLPQPQVPVTISLGVTEYRHDDSESAFFSRADSALYQAKEAGRNRVAAA; this comes from the coding sequence ATGCGTCTCTTGTCGAACAAATACCGTTTGCTGCTCCTGCTGACCTTGATCCTGGCGGCCGGCTTCGTCGCCACCAGCATGGCCAGTTACCTGGCGTCGCGCAAGGCCATCGAACACGGCATCGCCGACCAGACCTTGCCGCTGACGGGCGACAATATCTATTCCGAGATCCAGAAAGACATGTTGCGCCCTGTCTTTATCTCCTCGCTGATGGCGCACGACACCTTCGTGCGCGACTGGATACTGGCCGGCGAAAACGACAGCCGGCAAATCGTGCGCTACCTGGCCGAAGTAAAAAAGAAATACGGCGCCATCACCAGCTTCCTGATTTCCGACAAGAGCAGCAAATATTATTACGCCGAAGGCACGCTCAAATCCGTCAGCCCGAAAGCCGAGCGCGACGTCTGGTACTACCGCGTGCGCGACATGAAGAACGCGGACTATGAAACCAATGTCGATATCGACATGGCCAACCGCGACAGCATGACGATCTTCATCAACCACCGCGTCCATGACTACGACGGGCGCTTTATCGGCGCCACCGGCATCGGCCTGACCCTGGCCACCATGAGCCATATCATCGACCGCTACCAGGCGCGCTTTCACCGCAATATCTATTTTGTCGACGGCAAGGGCGCCATCGTGCTTGCTGGAAAAAGCATGCGCGACAGCCACCGTGGCCAGGGCAATATCCGCAGCCTGCCCGGCGTGCGCGAGATCGCCGGCCAGATTCTCAACCGGCAGACCGAACCGACCCATTTGTCCTACCAGTTCGAGCACGCGCAAATCCTCGTCAACTCGCGCCATATCCCGGAACTGGGCTGGTACCTGGTGGTCGAGCAAAATGTCAGCGATGAGGTCAAGTCGCTGCAAAGCGTGTTCATCCTGAACCTGGCCATCAGCTTTGGCGTGACCCTGCTGGTGCTGCTGCTGACCTTGCTGACGGTGAACCGCTACCAGCAGCGCATCGAGCGCATCGCCTCCACCGACGCGCTGACAGGCTTGCTGAACCGCAAGTCGCTGGAACTGCTGTTCCAGCGCGCCATGCTGCTGTCCAAGCGCACGGCCCAGCCCATGTCGGCCATCCTGTTCGATATCGATTTCTTCAAGCGCGTGAACGACACGCATGGCCACCTGTGGGGCGACAAGGTGATCCTGGGCGTGGCCGACGTGGCGCGCGCCACCGTGCGCGAGAGCGACGTCATCACGCGCTGGGGCGGCGAGGAATACCTGGTGCTGCTGAACAATTGCAGCCTGGCGCAGGCGATGCAAGTGGCCGAAGCCTTGCGCGCGGCCGTCGCCGGCCACGATTTCGGCCTGCCCCAGCCGCAAGTGCCGGTGACCATCAGCCTGGGCGTGACCGAATACCGGCATGACGACAGCGAATCGGCCTTCTTTTCACGCGCCGACAGCGCTCTGTACCAGGCCAAGGAGGCCGGCCGCAACCGCGTGGCAGCGGCTTGA